Proteins co-encoded in one Syntrophales bacterium genomic window:
- a CDS encoding efflux RND transporter permease subunit, translating into MSRFFLDRPVFAWVIAIAVMAWGLLAIYFLPVSQYPALAPPTIRVSAFYPGASAETVENSVTQIIEQKMTGLDRMIYMSAISDSAGSSTIELTFAPGTDPDIAWSKVQNKLQLALASLPEVVQRTGVTVAKSTRNYLLIVGLISEDGSMSGYDLRDYAQSKLEQVLARIPGVGEVELFGFQYAMRIWLNPDKLTEYQLTVEDVIQALKAYNVEVSAGQLGGAPAVKGQRLNASIVIQNLLKTPDEFAAVPLKIRPDGSVIRIKDVGRVELGTDYYDIEGNYNGKPNAGLAIRPEPGANALVTADRIKKTMEEMSRYFPPGMKVVYPYDTTPFIRVAIAEAYKTLIEAIILVFLVMWLFLGDLRATLVPTIAVPVVILGTFGVLWVFGFSINMLTMFAMVLAIGLLVDDAIVVVENVERIMTEEGLPPREATARSMDQITPALVGIGLVLSAVFGPMAFFPGSAGILYRQFSVTIASAMLLSVLVALILSPVLCASLLRPVEKGHEPAEHAIPFLRPFFLWFDRVFFKTRDKYVRYVRHTLTRKGRYLIIYLVIVVALGVLFVRMPTSYIPDEDQGILLCQVVLPSGATMERTQMVVSSVQNYFLEQEKEAVASTMGVVGIGFAGRAQNQGMVFVKMRDWHLRDRKDLRVKAVAARAMVYFSKIREALVFAFPPPPVIELGRARGVDFQLVDRGGIGHIALMEARNKLLATASKDPRLVNVRHNGMDDVAEFRVDIDWEKAGAMGIPITSIHNAISAMFGGAYVNNFIQGGRVKKVYVQADAPFRMLPADLKKIYVRNREGNMVPFDSIASTRWTIGSPRLERFNGFPSINILAEPAPGRSTGEVMRILEDITNKLGPGVGYDFQGASYQERQARKQAGPIYLFSIFVIFLCLAALYESWVIPISILLILPLGVIGGVVASTLRGLPKDVYFQIGLLTTLGLATKNAILIVQFAKQALESGMDLTQATLEGSRIRFRPIVMTSLAFGFGVLPLAVATGAGAGAMNAIGTCVLGGMVTGTALVVIFNPLFYVMIEGSLGKTARKDKGKLKVLSTMADWLRENVKRLRSNRKKQEQQGNFPTVVI; encoded by the coding sequence ATTTCCCGATTTTTTCTCGACCGTCCCGTTTTTGCCTGGGTTATTGCTATAGCCGTTATGGCGTGGGGTTTGCTCGCCATTTACTTTCTACCTGTTTCACAGTATCCTGCCCTTGCCCCACCTACTATTAGGGTATCAGCCTTTTATCCTGGTGCATCGGCAGAAACGGTGGAGAACAGTGTCACCCAGATCATAGAACAGAAGATGACTGGTCTTGATCGGATGATTTATATGTCCGCAATAAGTGATTCTGCTGGATCGTCTACAATTGAACTTACGTTTGCACCTGGCACAGACCCCGATATAGCCTGGTCAAAGGTTCAGAACAAGCTGCAACTTGCCCTTGCGAGCTTGCCGGAGGTGGTACAGCGAACAGGTGTAACGGTGGCGAAGTCCACGAGGAACTACCTTTTAATTGTTGGGCTTATTTCCGAGGACGGTAGCATGAGTGGCTACGACCTTAGGGACTACGCGCAATCGAAACTTGAGCAGGTTCTGGCAAGGATTCCTGGTGTTGGTGAGGTAGAGCTCTTTGGTTTCCAGTATGCCATGCGTATATGGCTGAATCCGGATAAACTCACGGAATACCAACTCACAGTGGAAGATGTTATCCAAGCGTTGAAAGCTTATAACGTGGAAGTATCTGCAGGGCAGCTTGGGGGAGCACCAGCTGTGAAGGGTCAACGACTCAATGCGTCTATCGTGATACAAAATCTCCTGAAAACTCCCGATGAGTTTGCCGCTGTTCCGCTGAAGATAAGACCGGATGGTTCAGTTATTCGCATAAAAGATGTGGGAAGAGTAGAACTGGGAACCGATTATTACGACATAGAGGGGAACTACAACGGAAAACCCAACGCTGGTCTGGCCATCAGGCCCGAACCTGGGGCAAATGCCCTTGTTACGGCTGATCGCATTAAGAAAACAATGGAAGAGATGAGCCGTTACTTCCCACCGGGAATGAAAGTGGTGTATCCGTATGACACTACTCCTTTTATAAGGGTTGCCATTGCCGAGGCGTATAAGACACTGATCGAAGCTATAATACTTGTCTTCCTCGTTATGTGGCTTTTTCTTGGTGACCTGAGAGCTACCCTTGTCCCCACTATTGCCGTACCTGTTGTCATTTTGGGCACATTTGGGGTTCTGTGGGTTTTCGGCTTTTCTATAAATATGCTCACCATGTTTGCTATGGTTCTTGCTATTGGATTGCTGGTTGATGACGCCATCGTCGTAGTGGAAAACGTGGAACGTATCATGACTGAGGAAGGCCTTCCACCGCGGGAGGCAACGGCCCGTTCTATGGACCAGATTACCCCAGCCCTTGTGGGGATTGGTCTCGTGTTATCAGCGGTCTTTGGTCCGATGGCGTTTTTCCCCGGATCTGCGGGTATTCTATACCGTCAGTTTTCAGTTACGATTGCGTCAGCAATGTTGCTTTCCGTTCTTGTAGCTTTGATCCTTTCTCCTGTTCTTTGCGCTTCTCTGCTTAGGCCCGTGGAAAAGGGTCATGAACCGGCGGAGCACGCAATACCGTTCTTGAGACCCTTTTTTCTTTGGTTTGATCGGGTATTTTTCAAAACACGGGATAAATATGTGCGATACGTAAGGCATACCCTGACAAGAAAAGGACGATACCTGATTATTTATCTCGTAATAGTTGTGGCATTAGGTGTGCTTTTTGTCCGTATGCCTACAAGTTACATACCTGATGAGGATCAGGGTATTTTATTGTGTCAGGTAGTTTTACCCTCCGGTGCCACCATGGAGCGGACCCAGATGGTAGTAAGTAGTGTACAAAATTACTTCCTAGAACAAGAAAAAGAGGCGGTGGCTTCCACTATGGGTGTTGTGGGTATTGGGTTTGCCGGGAGAGCACAGAATCAGGGGATGGTTTTCGTAAAGATGAGGGATTGGCATCTTCGGGATAGAAAAGACTTGAGGGTTAAGGCCGTTGCAGCACGGGCAATGGTTTATTTTTCGAAGATCAGAGAAGCTTTAGTTTTTGCCTTTCCACCACCACCAGTAATAGAACTGGGAAGGGCAAGAGGTGTGGATTTCCAGCTAGTGGATAGAGGGGGGATCGGTCATATTGCTCTTATGGAGGCCAGGAATAAGCTCTTAGCTACGGCATCAAAGGATCCCCGTCTTGTGAACGTCCGCCATAACGGTATGGATGATGTCGCTGAGTTCCGTGTTGATATAGACTGGGAAAAGGCTGGCGCTATGGGTATACCTATTACCAGTATTCACAATGCCATATCTGCGATGTTTGGTGGTGCTTACGTTAATAACTTTATTCAGGGTGGACGAGTTAAAAAAGTGTATGTGCAAGCTGATGCACCTTTCAGGATGTTGCCAGCGGATCTGAAGAAAATATACGTGCGGAATCGCGAAGGGAATATGGTGCCTTTTGATTCCATTGCCTCTACTCGATGGACGATAGGTTCACCACGGTTGGAGCGTTTCAATGGTTTTCCATCCATAAATATACTGGCAGAACCAGCTCCTGGGAGGAGTACGGGAGAGGTTATGAGGATCCTGGAAGATATAACCAACAAACTAGGGCCAGGGGTAGGTTATGATTTCCAGGGTGCGTCATATCAGGAGCGTCAGGCAAGGAAACAGGCAGGTCCTATCTATTTGTTCTCTATATTTGTCATATTCCTCTGTCTGGCTGCTCTTTACGAGAGTTGGGTCATTCCCATATCCATTCTTTTGATACTTCCCCTTGGGGTTATAGGGGGTGTTGTGGCATCTACGCTCAGAGGATTGCCTAAAGATGTGTATTTCCAGATTGGTTTACTTACCACACTTGGTCTTGCCACAAAGAACGCTATTCTAATTGTTCAGTTTGCCAAACAGGCTCTTGAGAGCGGGATGGATCTCACCCAGGCCACTCTGGAAGGTTCGCGCATACGTTTTCGCCCTATAGTGATGACTTCTCTTGCTTTTGGTTTCGGGGTATTACCTCTTGCTGTAGCTACAGGTGCGGGTGCAGGGGCCATGAATGCCATTGGTACTTGTGTATTAGGTGGCATGGTGACGGGGACGGCTCTTGTTGTTATCTTCAATCCCCTTTTCTACGTTATGATAGAGGGAAGTTTGGGTAAGACGGCACGCAAAGATAAGGGGAAATTAAAAGTGCTCAGTACTATGGCAGATTGGTTGAGAGAAAATGTGAAAAGGCTGAGATCAAATAGAAAAAAACAAGAGCAACAAGGCAACTTCCCTACGGTGGTGATATGA
- a CDS encoding efflux transporter outer membrane subunit, which yields MRRIVLFFVFVFIIYGCTFAPEFQRPATPVPDSWPKGEAYSIPVEGAKIPTEIKWQDFFADGKLCAVISEALKNNRDLKLAVLNVERVRALYGIQRAELLPSINAAGTMAKERVPADLSSTRRVTTQEKYSVNLGISAWEIDFSGRLRSLKDRMLEEYLATEQASRGVRAMLIASVANAYFSLAADRENLRIATSTLKTQQEMFELMKKRYEVGLISEIDLKRAQSQLEAARGDVARFTQLVAQSENALFQLVGSTLPPELLPDGLDHVKPPQDVTPGIPSEVLLKRPDILEAEHRLKAANANIGAARAAFFPRIALTASVGTASAELSNLFKSGQGTWNFMPQIVMPIFDARTWAAYDAAKAEREMALTKYEKVIQEAFREVADALAIRGTVTKQLEAQQSLVEALNQTYILATTRYMRGLDSYLSVLDAQRSLNDAKKGLVNLRLVSYTNLVTLYKVLGGGS from the coding sequence ATGAGAAGGATAGTTCTGTTTTTCGTATTTGTGTTTATAATTTATGGGTGCACGTTTGCCCCTGAATTCCAACGCCCTGCAACGCCTGTTCCTGATAGCTGGCCGAAGGGGGAAGCTTATAGTATTCCTGTTGAGGGTGCAAAGATTCCCACAGAAATCAAATGGCAGGATTTTTTTGCTGATGGGAAGCTGTGCGCTGTTATATCTGAGGCCCTTAAGAATAATCGTGATTTAAAGCTTGCCGTTTTGAATGTCGAAAGGGTTAGGGCGCTTTATGGAATCCAGCGTGCTGAATTATTGCCAAGTATAAATGCTGCCGGGACCATGGCTAAGGAAAGAGTTCCTGCAGATCTTTCAAGCACTAGAAGGGTAACTACACAGGAGAAGTACAGTGTTAATCTTGGTATAAGTGCGTGGGAGATCGATTTTTCAGGTAGGTTGAGAAGTTTGAAGGATCGTATGCTGGAGGAGTACCTGGCGACAGAACAGGCGAGTCGGGGTGTGCGTGCGATGCTGATTGCATCTGTTGCTAATGCGTACTTTTCACTTGCGGCCGACAGGGAAAATTTGAGAATTGCCACTTCGACACTCAAGACCCAACAGGAGATGTTCGAGCTTATGAAAAAACGTTATGAGGTCGGACTTATCTCCGAAATTGATCTCAAGCGAGCACAGTCGCAACTTGAAGCGGCAAGGGGTGATGTAGCTCGATTTACCCAGTTGGTAGCGCAGAGCGAGAATGCCCTTTTTCAACTTGTAGGTTCAACTCTTCCACCTGAACTTCTCCCCGATGGTCTGGATCATGTGAAGCCGCCCCAAGATGTGACTCCGGGTATACCTTCAGAGGTTCTTTTGAAACGGCCTGATATTTTGGAGGCTGAGCACAGATTGAAGGCAGCGAATGCAAATATAGGTGCAGCCCGTGCTGCTTTTTTCCCCCGCATCGCTCTAACCGCAAGTGTGGGGACAGCGAGTGCAGAGCTTTCCAATCTTTTCAAATCAGGCCAGGGTACTTGGAATTTTATGCCGCAGATTGTGATGCCGATCTTTGATGCCCGCACGTGGGCTGCGTATGATGCAGCTAAGGCAGAGAGGGAAATGGCGCTCACTAAGTATGAGAAGGTGATTCAAGAAGCCTTTAGAGAGGTTGCCGATGCTTTAGCAATAAGAGGTACCGTAACAAAACAACTGGAGGCACAGCAATCTCTGGTTGAGGCACTTAATCAAACTTACATTCTTGCGACTACCCGTTATATGAGGGGTCTTGACAGTTATCTAAGTGTGCTCGATGCACAGCGTTCCCTTAACGATGCAAAAAAGGGTTTAGTCAATCTCCGCCTCGTGAGCTACACAAACTTGGTTACGCTTTACAAAGTCCTCGGTGGGGGAAGTTAG
- a CDS encoding nitronate monooxygenase: MLKTKMTEILNIEHPIMQGGMLWVSRAELVSAVSNAGALGTLTALTFASGKELAKEIEKTRNMTDRPFAVNVTLLPTFRDVNYDEILDVIISEGIKIVETAGNNPERVIERLKANGITVIHKCTSVRHALKAQSLGCDFVSIDSFECAGHPGEDDVGGLVLIPAAANALNIPIIASGGFADGRGLVAALALGASGINMGTRFLLTEESPVHRNVKEWLIKFSERDTMILLRAFRNSLRVAKTPYSLKVMEMEKSGATIDELHHLIAGSKGQKMFEVGTIDEGIVSIGQCIGLIKDIPTVKELVDRIIGEAKEIINEKLKVITKN; the protein is encoded by the coding sequence ATGCTCAAAACGAAGATGACTGAGATACTGAACATCGAACATCCCATCATGCAAGGAGGTATGCTCTGGGTATCACGTGCCGAGCTGGTAAGTGCAGTTTCCAATGCGGGAGCTCTCGGAACTCTAACCGCTTTAACTTTTGCCAGCGGGAAGGAACTGGCAAAAGAAATTGAAAAAACGCGAAACATGACAGACAGACCTTTTGCAGTGAACGTTACTCTGCTTCCCACATTCCGCGATGTAAACTACGATGAGATTTTAGACGTGATCATAAGTGAGGGCATAAAAATTGTGGAAACAGCGGGAAATAATCCCGAGCGGGTAATAGAGCGCCTCAAAGCAAATGGAATTACCGTCATTCACAAGTGCACAAGTGTTAGGCACGCCCTTAAGGCTCAATCACTCGGCTGTGACTTCGTCAGTATAGACAGCTTCGAATGCGCCGGCCACCCAGGTGAAGATGACGTAGGAGGACTGGTACTGATACCCGCGGCCGCCAATGCGTTGAACATTCCCATTATCGCCTCCGGTGGCTTCGCCGACGGGCGCGGCCTAGTAGCGGCTCTTGCCCTTGGCGCCTCCGGTATCAATATGGGCACCCGTTTTCTCCTTACGGAAGAATCACCCGTTCATCGAAATGTGAAGGAATGGTTAATCAAATTCTCCGAAAGAGACACAATGATACTCCTCCGTGCGTTCCGAAATTCCCTCAGAGTGGCGAAAACACCATACAGTCTGAAGGTGATGGAAATGGAAAAAAGTGGTGCAACCATTGATGAACTGCACCATCTCATCGCTGGCAGTAAAGGTCAAAAAATGTTCGAAGTGGGAACCATCGATGAAGGCATCGTTTCAATAGGTCAGTGCATAGGTCTAATAAAGGATATACCCACCGTGAAAGAACTGGTGGATCGTATTATCGGAGAAGCAAAGGAGATCATCAACGAAAAATTGAAAGTCATCACTAAAAACTAA
- a CDS encoding MBL fold metallo-hydrolase, producing MDKKLKPVNSIEITTLQDNYIEITAMDNTAIVTRAAPFSEDNLRMSVIAEHGFSVYVKTVYGDQSRSLLLDFGFSEIGAAYNARVLGIEMDKVEAVVLSHGHNDHTGGFSTLTALINKKNIPFVVHPAVFRTPRYLKMPGRKVYFSPLDRTEIEKAGLKLIESKSPFFLLDDTVLFLGEIPRRTDFERGFPIAYYEDEGSEKWDPIEDDTSIVMHLEGKGLVVVSGCAHAGIVNTLLYAVELTGVNKIHAVMGGFHLSGSLFEGIIGKTVEKLKELQPDYVIPCHCTGRRAILEIEKSMHDSFILNMAGTRLTFRS from the coding sequence ATGGATAAAAAATTAAAACCCGTAAACAGTATTGAAATTACGACGCTTCAAGACAATTACATTGAAATAACAGCTATGGATAACACCGCTATAGTGACAAGAGCAGCACCCTTTTCGGAAGACAATTTAAGGATGTCCGTTATCGCCGAGCACGGCTTCTCAGTATACGTAAAAACGGTATACGGAGACCAATCAAGGTCATTACTACTTGACTTTGGCTTTTCGGAAATTGGTGCTGCGTACAACGCTAGAGTTCTGGGCATCGAGATGGACAAGGTAGAGGCTGTAGTCCTATCCCACGGTCATAATGACCACACAGGAGGGTTTTCAACTCTAACAGCATTGATAAATAAGAAAAACATACCTTTCGTTGTTCACCCCGCCGTGTTTCGCACACCTCGATATTTGAAAATGCCAGGTCGTAAAGTTTATTTCTCTCCTCTGGATAGAACAGAGATTGAGAAAGCAGGGTTGAAACTGATTGAATCAAAATCACCCTTTTTTCTTCTGGACGATACAGTACTCTTTCTAGGCGAAATTCCTAGACGGACAGACTTCGAAAGGGGATTTCCGATAGCATACTACGAGGACGAGGGATCGGAAAAATGGGACCCCATAGAAGATGATACTTCCATCGTGATGCATCTTGAGGGTAAAGGACTCGTTGTAGTTTCTGGATGTGCCCATGCTGGTATTGTCAACACCTTGCTATATGCTGTAGAATTAACGGGTGTGAACAAAATTCACGCAGTAATGGGAGGCTTCCACCTCTCAGGTTCACTCTTTGAAGGGATCATCGGAAAAACGGTCGAGAAACTCAAAGAACTACAACCTGACTATGTAATCCCCTGTCACTGTACAGGACGGCGGGCCATTTTGGAAATTGAAAAATCAATGCATGACAGTTTCATTCTCAACATGGCAGGAACACGACTCACATTTAGATCCTGA
- a CDS encoding (Fe-S)-binding protein produces the protein MFREDRCDFCGECLARCNYLDFDRESGSEAFKKLARGEKENWIYDCVTCFACNEYCPKDARPFDLILKRMEEAGDFTDPALRKQMADRFKAEGEPRPVEPKERYMSLCVMEGSMPWAIQGDLFQELPLLKGRHYFCNVLFVHMGDESIMRERLQGLVDNLAKTGAKEIVFVHEDCYALLAGIAPEYGIKVPFRPVSIIEYLAEYLRKHSDKIRKLDMKIAYQRPCASRYAPEKDRFLDEIFSLIGVERVKRTYDAVNALCCGVEIAGPNLKLFPRGKNFEPFRDKNIEDAKKNGAEAMVYLCPMCFRTLSKKAREAGMKNYMISDICRLAIGEQLPEDKPE, from the coding sequence ATGTTTCGTGAAGATCGCTGTGATTTTTGCGGTGAATGTCTTGCAAGGTGTAACTACCTGGATTTTGACAGAGAAAGCGGGTCAGAGGCGTTTAAAAAACTTGCCAGAGGTGAAAAGGAAAACTGGATCTATGATTGTGTAACATGTTTTGCTTGTAACGAATACTGTCCCAAAGATGCCCGCCCCTTCGATCTCATCCTTAAACGCATGGAAGAGGCAGGCGATTTCACCGACCCTGCTTTAAGAAAACAAATGGCAGACAGATTCAAAGCTGAAGGCGAACCCCGTCCTGTAGAGCCGAAGGAACGTTACATGTCTCTCTGCGTAATGGAAGGCAGCATGCCATGGGCTATTCAGGGAGACCTCTTCCAGGAGTTACCTTTGCTTAAGGGACGGCATTACTTCTGCAACGTTCTATTTGTCCATATGGGGGACGAGTCCATCATGAGAGAACGCCTCCAGGGTCTTGTGGATAACCTAGCAAAAACAGGAGCAAAGGAAATCGTCTTTGTGCATGAAGACTGTTATGCCCTGCTTGCAGGAATAGCCCCAGAGTACGGTATTAAAGTGCCTTTCCGTCCAGTATCTATAATTGAGTACCTCGCCGAATATCTGAGAAAGCATTCCGACAAGATCAGGAAATTAGACATGAAAATAGCCTACCAGCGACCTTGCGCTTCCCGTTATGCCCCTGAAAAGGACCGTTTTCTTGACGAGATATTTTCCCTCATAGGTGTGGAAAGGGTTAAAAGAACTTACGATGCCGTAAATGCCTTGTGCTGTGGTGTTGAGATTGCGGGTCCCAATTTGAAACTGTTTCCCAGAGGTAAAAACTTCGAACCTTTCAGAGACAAGAATATAGAAGACGCTAAAAAAAATGGGGCGGAGGCCATGGTCTACTTATGTCCTATGTGCTTCAGGACACTCAGCAAAAAAGCTCGTGAGGCCGGTATGAAAAACTACATGATAAGCGACATATGCCGTCTCGCCATTGGTGAACAACTGCCGGAAGACAAGCCAGAATAA
- a CDS encoding ribbon-helix-helix domain-containing protein encodes MKKKERIITFKVPHDLAEVIKSIPNRSEFIRAAVKMALDSTCPLCAGTGTLSPSQKAHWDDFSRNHKVKRCTECDEIYIECEKGILSDPHS; translated from the coding sequence ATGAAGAAGAAAGAGCGAATTATCACATTTAAGGTCCCGCATGATCTTGCTGAGGTTATTAAGAGTATACCTAACAGGTCGGAGTTTATCAGAGCTGCTGTAAAGATGGCGCTGGATAGTACATGTCCTCTCTGTGCTGGTACGGGCACTCTTTCGCCTAGCCAGAAGGCCCACTGGGATGATTTTAGTCGGAATCATAAAGTGAAGCGTTGCACGGAATGTGATGAGATCTACATTGAATGCGAAAAGGGCATACTTTCTGATCCTCACAGTTGA
- a CDS encoding zinc ABC transporter substrate-binding protein, whose protein sequence is MNAKRAYFLILTVESILLFIIFFWMEITSAAERKVVRVVTSIPPHAYVAERIGGKFVHADVLIDEGKSPHSWEPTPTRVAKLSQADVFFTLNLPEERILLGKIKKLHGTLRYVDLQRGVNFRCLDRGIDVEKKELACVIDPHTWLSPKNMAIQAGIICDTLVSMYGEHTDYFRRNLKAFLADLEEVNSMVTHILAPFKGKKIYVFHPAFGYFTDTYGLFQVPIQAEGKEPGPRTLSIIVHQAKREGVKVIFIQPQFSVKNAQAIARAIGGEVFSINPLSKNYIANLEIMARTIAKGLGT, encoded by the coding sequence TTGAATGCGAAAAGGGCATACTTTCTGATCCTCACAGTTGAAAGTATCCTTCTCTTCATTATTTTTTTCTGGATGGAAATCACCTCTGCTGCAGAACGAAAAGTGGTGAGGGTGGTTACCTCAATACCGCCACATGCATACGTTGCAGAGCGGATTGGGGGCAAATTCGTTCATGCCGATGTGCTTATCGATGAGGGAAAATCACCCCATAGTTGGGAACCAACGCCTACGAGGGTCGCTAAGTTATCTCAGGCCGATGTCTTCTTTACCCTGAATCTCCCTGAAGAGAGAATCCTTTTAGGGAAGATTAAAAAGTTGCACGGGACGCTGAGATATGTGGACCTGCAAAGAGGTGTGAATTTCAGGTGTTTAGACCGGGGTATTGATGTTGAGAAAAAGGAATTGGCTTGTGTAATTGATCCCCATACTTGGTTGTCCCCAAAAAACATGGCAATCCAGGCCGGGATTATCTGTGATACACTTGTTAGCATGTACGGTGAGCACACAGACTACTTCAGAAGGAACTTAAAGGCTTTTCTTGCGGATCTTGAAGAAGTGAATTCTATGGTTACGCATATACTTGCTCCTTTCAAGGGTAAAAAAATTTATGTTTTTCATCCGGCGTTTGGTTATTTTACTGACACCTATGGTTTGTTCCAGGTGCCGATACAAGCAGAGGGTAAAGAACCTGGACCGCGAACGTTAAGCATTATTGTGCACCAGGCAAAAAGGGAAGGTGTAAAGGTGATTTTTATACAGCCTCAATTTTCAGTGAAAAACGCCCAGGCTATTGCCAGAGCTATCGGGGGGGAAGTTTTTTCCATAAACCCACTGTCTAAAAATTATATTGCAAACCTTGAAATAATGGCAAGGACAATTGCTAAGGGTCTGGGGACATGA
- a CDS encoding ABC transporter ATP-binding protein → MNGEKADAISFENVTFTYNGAPVLEDVKFSLEERTFVSVVGPNGGGKTTMLKLILGILKPTRGEVKVFGCPPEKVRQCVGYMPQHMLFDPKFPMTVMDVVLMGRLGKDTWGIWPYRKKDKEIALETLDKVGMVGYEERLFMSLSGGERQRVLIARALATEPRLLLLDEPTTNVDVVAEGEIFKLLDEMSREITVVVVSHDLGFVSQFVKKVICVNRRVVLHPTDAVTGDVICSLYGADVHIVRHGREG, encoded by the coding sequence ATGAATGGAGAAAAGGCCGATGCTATCAGTTTTGAGAATGTTACCTTCACATACAACGGAGCTCCCGTCTTAGAGGATGTAAAATTTTCCCTGGAAGAAAGGACGTTTGTCTCCGTTGTAGGACCTAATGGAGGGGGCAAAACGACTATGCTAAAATTGATTCTCGGGATATTGAAACCGACCCGTGGTGAAGTTAAGGTTTTTGGATGCCCTCCCGAGAAAGTAAGACAATGTGTTGGTTACATGCCTCAGCATATGCTTTTTGATCCAAAGTTCCCGATGACGGTTATGGATGTGGTCCTTATGGGACGCCTTGGAAAGGATACGTGGGGTATATGGCCGTATAGAAAGAAGGATAAAGAAATTGCCCTTGAGACTCTGGACAAGGTGGGGATGGTGGGGTACGAAGAAAGGTTGTTTATGTCCCTCTCTGGAGGAGAACGACAACGTGTCCTTATAGCAAGAGCTTTAGCCACAGAACCACGTTTGCTACTCCTGGATGAACCTACGACTAATGTTGATGTGGTGGCAGAAGGGGAAATCTTCAAACTTCTAGATGAAATGAGTCGTGAAATTACTGTGGTCGTTGTCAGTCACGATCTAGGCTTTGTGTCCCAGTTTGTTAAAAAAGTGATCTGCGTAAATAGGAGAGTTGTTCTGCACCCCACAGATGCTGTAACAGGAGATGTGATATGCTCGCTGTACGGAGCTGATGTTCATATTGTCCGTCATGGAAGAGAAGGATGA
- a CDS encoding metal ABC transporter permease → MILLCDVASVAAKYTILSAAVWAALLVSVSCGIVGSYVVTRRITYVAGSIAHTILGGIGAARFCQEVWGWTWFTPVLGAVVTAISAAVIIGLVRSKSKQREDTIIAALWALGMSMGILFMYSTPGYAEDLMSYLFGNILMITSDDLWMIVLLDGIILIGVVIFYNPILAICFDEEFALTRGIPVQLYYVVLLCATALTVVLLSFVVGVVMVVALLSIPAAIAGEFCKKLWQMMTFATLLTAIFILSGLFFSYRWDIPTGATTIVIAGFSYLAVIVADRIVTRLRMRG, encoded by the coding sequence ATGATCCTGTTGTGTGACGTTGCTTCCGTTGCTGCGAAATATACAATTCTCAGTGCCGCTGTCTGGGCTGCACTGCTTGTAAGTGTTTCCTGCGGTATTGTGGGAAGTTATGTGGTCACAAGGCGGATAACGTATGTAGCTGGAAGTATAGCCCATACCATACTTGGAGGAATTGGAGCTGCCCGTTTCTGTCAGGAGGTTTGGGGCTGGACGTGGTTTACACCGGTCCTAGGTGCTGTAGTTACTGCAATTTCTGCGGCGGTAATAATCGGTTTAGTCAGATCGAAGTCGAAACAGAGGGAAGATACCATAATTGCCGCGCTCTGGGCGTTAGGGATGTCAATGGGGATTCTTTTCATGTACAGTACACCTGGTTACGCTGAAGACCTTATGAGTTACCTCTTTGGTAACATCCTTATGATCACCTCGGATGATCTCTGGATGATAGTTCTCCTCGATGGGATTATTCTGATTGGGGTTGTTATTTTTTACAATCCTATCCTTGCAATATGTTTTGATGAAGAGTTCGCCCTTACCCGTGGGATTCCCGTTCAACTCTACTATGTCGTACTTCTCTGCGCAACAGCTCTTACTGTAGTTTTGCTTTCTTTTGTTGTTGGGGTGGTCATGGTGGTGGCTTTGTTATCCATTCCTGCAGCGATTGCAGGTGAATTCTGCAAAAAACTCTGGCAGATGATGACTTTTGCGACACTTCTGACAGCTATTTTCATACTTTCTGGTCTGTTTTTTAGTTACAGATGGGATATACCGACAGGTGCCACAACCATAGTGATTGCAGGTTTTTCCTATTTGGCTGTGATTGTGGCAGATAGAATCGTAACTAGGTTAAGAATGCGTGGTTGA